The DNA sequence AtgtcatttgaaataaaatgtaacaccTATAACAAACCctgttttcagaaaacacattggGAATTCAATGGGGTGTGTCGGCCCCTTGCACTGCCTGGTCTGGCCTGTTTGGTGTCATGCTATTAATAGCACCAGAGATTTAAAAAGGCATGAGCACAGAGATCTCGCGCTGGCAAACGTTCAGGCCAATTTGGATAAAATCATTAAACATGACACCTGACTGCGCAATCCAACAGTAAACACAGCCACTCAAACCCTGCGCTCACGGCCAATAAAGCTCCCGTCTTATTCACAACACCAAGCTCTCTTTACCGTGGAAATGGACTAATGAAAGATCCCATCTGCCAATAGGTGGCATTATTTTACTGAAGACATGCCATTGGTTGCGGAGAGAAAGGTGAGGAACAGATGAGCCATGCAACATAAACAGGCAGGTTAGCAGAGGGTGACCacatgcaggaggaagagaaagaagggCAGCCAGAAACATGCGTGTGAACACCTACagagtgaaaggaaaaaatgggaaaaacagaatgaaatgaCATGACAATCAATTTAAACAGGGAACATTGTAAGATGTATGAAATCTTAATCCACAGGAGAACATGAGTTATTATTTTTGGTGTATGCACGGAGGTGTCGATACAAGTTAAGtaagacaaataacaaaatgtggagTCTCCTGTAGGTGCAGACTTCAGTGTTAGGAATGGAAATGAAGACTGAAAACATCATAGACAAATCAATCCAGCACTTTTTCATAACTGAAGAAAGTTGGTGGAATACAGAAATGGACAAgacaaatctaaaaataaaatcacaggaCAAACATGCAGACAtcaatgatgttttctgtctgagtgaaacacaaaccaaagaaaTTGGTTgtatttctctcattttctaTGCAAATACAATGCTCGTTAGTCAAGATTTACTGTTTGCATATCCACTGCAGGACAGGGGAGGGAGATGTCAACAATAAAAGGTTCCTGTCCATTTGTAACATGCAATTGTCAACTTTCACCACTAGAATCACTGTTGTAACATTATAAAATTCtataaaacaagaaattaaGAATTAAATATACTCTGAACTCTCCAGGACATTCTTCTCAAGGAGatgaacatttttcaaattctcTTTTTCTTGATccaatttgacattttgagtcagtattattagtattgtgTTTTCACAAGCAAATTAACGTCATGCATATTTTAACATGGACTCTGACACACTGTTACCTCCCTGGCAAGCAGCCTGTGTGTTAGCCGGCACAGCATGGACACACTTTTCTGTGAGAGACTGTACAGCGAGCAGGTGGGTTcgctggagctggagcagagaccAAGACACCCAGCATGACTGATGTGTGAAAGTGAAGTGAATTATATTTCAGCTCACTATTAGCTGCAGCATTTGACTGTAAGGAAGTCATCTGGGCTGCCTCTAACCTCTCTCAGAGTTAGGaactacatatatcagcaaaattACTCTCAGACACTCAAGACTCACTCACATCCTCTATTTTTAAGAGTTTCTCCTAATTTAGCTGTTTAAGAACAAGAGAGAATTTCCCCTCAAAACAAGGAGGATTCAACATCATACTTGGGCACAAGATGTCGCTACGCAACGTTTAGCATTTTCCCTGCAGTGGATATGTGGTGTAAATCTGATCACTGACGAGCAGAGAAGGAAAGAGCGCAGAGGAGCTGTCTCCATCACCACTGTTAGAGAGCTTGGGTGAAAGAAGGAGCCCCTCTGTGACCCGCCCTGGAGGTCCAACTcgagggggggagacagagaggaggaatgacACTATGTTAAAACACTATAGCTTATTCTATGTATGAACCTGTTGAAAACGACCCTGCGGAGTTGAGCCTTTATATTGCGCAGCAGCTCCAACTTGAGGAGTTTCTGACACAGGCAATAGGTGCACCTGTTGCAGGGACACATGCAGCGGTGACGGGCGTgactgtggaaaaacacacaaaaatgcgTGTATTCACCACCATACAAAAAACATTACGCACCACacaacagacagagaggaggaggaggaggaggaggaggccagagCCAGGTGAATAAAAAGCTCAACCTTGTTTAACCACAAGGTCCAAAGGAGGATCTTACTCTGAGCTGAACCTTAACTGTTGCTATTTACCTGCACCTTAACCAAAGTAAAGACAAGAAAACATCCAtgtagagatgttccgataTAATTTGACCCTAAGCAATACATTACCTGGACTTTGTGTATCGacttatacatatattatatatagtgtatatatagGATTTCCGGTGTGCTAAAATGACCTCTAGCGGACATGTCCCATTGAGTGCTAATTgatttactttgaaatgtgatCCGATCTGAGAGCTTTGAGGAGTTAAGATACCGTACAGgctcaataaaaataaaaagattaaccCTGCTGAATTTCAGGCTGGGACTGGCATGAttgcaacacaaatacacagagatgCACATTATGAGAAAGCATAAAAGACCGACAGAGTGGGCAGCTCTCTCTGGGTGTGAGGTAGAGAAGTCCTCATAAACTGAGTGCAATGGGTAGATGATtccaaaaaaaatattaaagggCAAAATATCACTGCCTGTTCTGGTACTTCCATGAGAGAGGTAAACGTAAAATGTTCCGATACCATTTTCCCCTTTCCGATACTAATACCTGAACTTTACCGTATACCGATCAGAAATTTAAGTCTTGCAATTTGGTACACGTCCCaattttacttgtgggactttccagcatGAAAAAAGTCACTCTAAAAACAGTACCTGGCTGTGGCAGAACAGCGAAACAGTTTGGTGATATCAAATTGGTACATAGATTCACATACTCGCAGATGCCTGACCCAGATTATTCTGCAGTATCGGAGGCATTTCCGATGCAGGAATTGGTATGGGAACATCTCTAGGTAAAAGTAGGAAAAGGTGTAAAGAGTGAAACGAAAAACAGGGGTCTAATACTCACGGATACATGGCCATGGTGGTGAGTCTGGTGTAGATGTCTTTGTTGGGTGCGTCAGTCGTGTTGCACGTGAACGGCTGGGGTGGGTGAAGCTTGTGTTTACGGCAGAACTCGTGCGGTGAAAGGCTGTAGTGCTGCCGTATTTCATGTAGATCTGACTTGGCAGCGATCACCACACATGGCGTCTTGCTGTCAATGAAGTATTGCTGCCAAACACAAGCAATCAATGTTACATGTTAAGTCGATAAACATCGATAAACATTCAGGTGTCTTATGAAACAAATGCCATCTACACACCTTGTACACTTTGGCACAGTATTCAAAAGAGTCTGGACTGTTGATGTCATACACCAGGCAGACCACGTCACAGGCTAAGTCCTCCTCTGACAGGAAGTCAAAATCTGGCATCACCTCATGGAGCTTTTAGTGCGGAGACAAGAGAGcgagcagaaagagagggagagacagagcgTACAGATGGACAGATTAACATTTTGGAGAGGACTAATGCTGATTCGCAGTAAAGTGAAATAGACCAAGATTATGTAACAATAATCCAAAGAGTAGACGATAACATGATTTACTGAGTGAATGGTGCTTACCAGCAGGTACTTCTCCTGACCATACACATAGGTTGTGCTGATGGCATAGAGGGACTTGTGGTCTTCTCTAATCCGCCTCTgatgctgcagaggaaaataaaccATCACAGCTTTTTATATGTTTGGGAGCTGGTCCACTTCAACAGTGGTTTGATTCATCTTTGCCAACTTTGAAGCTTTTGAgagaagcttttattttatcacaaaTAAATCTACacgcaataaaaaaaacacatttagctACATCATTGCTGACCTGCAGATTTTTGCCCAGGAAAGCTTGGAGGAAACCGGTCTTCCCACTACCCCGCGCCCCCAAAATGTTGCAGCGGAAGACGCTGCGCTGGGTCTGTTTCTTCTGTAGATCAATGCGCTTGTTGCGAGTTACTGAAAGAACAGGGAAGGGAAGCATATACAATGAACAATGGAAAAATGCTGcaatattcatgttttcatttcgcACATAGCAAATCTTTAAGACAagataaaaactttttaaaaaacagtacTCATCAGTGGaactttaataattaatatttggactttatttttcaaacaatcAACACAAAAGTATGTAAATGTCTCACCTGTCATAGCAGCTGCTTGGGACTCCTGTTCATAGATGATGGAGTAGCCCAGGTAACCTAAATACTCTAAACTACGCTGTACATCTAGATATGTTGTTAACctgccacagaaaacacataagACACCAGGAGCATTGGTGTCAGATTTACACGTGTTAGACGATCAGCATATACACGAATGATGCATGTTCTATAGTCATAGTATTTCCTAAACAGGAGCACGTGTTTATTAATAGACATGTTCCATACTCACGTCCACTGAGAGAGGTATCCTTGGTACGTGATCCAACCCTGATCGTTAGTGCAAACAGTGTTGTTGACATCTGGACCCCATGGCATGTAGGGAAACACTTTGAACAagtccttcacctcctctggcGACAGCGCACAATCTCTATCCTGGATCATTCCAAGGGCACATCAATCAACAGACATTTGAACAATTGAACCACAACTggatgcaataaaaacaaggtCGACAAGcgacacaaaacagaaaagtggGTATccctgaaaatgttttattgtattataaaCAAGAATAGttcagacattttcaaagaaacaaTATTTATACCTTACTAAAATGAAAAGGCTACAGATTTATGTTCAAGAAAAGGAAAGCTTTAGAAATCTGGCCACTCACTTTGTCGTGCTTGTCAAACACACTCTGAAGGAAGAGGTAAGCGTTGTGATTAAGCTCGGTGGTGCAGTCTGGAGGGATCTTTATCCTGGAAAACATGATCAGACACAAAAGTTAATTTGTCAGAGAGCTCTGAGGCGCCGACTGAGATTTCTGATGCGGCTGCAgtgacagaggaagaaacaatGTGCTTCAACCACTTCAGATGGTAAAGATAACCGGGATTGTATAGTGACAGCATTATGTTTAGCTATGCTGTGTTTTCCTCAGTATAGAAATCAATGCATTATTGTACTTTAGCCATTTTTATGGTGAGAAGACTCAGAACTTCAATTTCATTAACATGATCATCAACAAGGAAATTTAACAACATAAAAGCTCCATTTTCCTCCATTTACCCCTTCGCTGTCTCCACTCGACCTAAATTAAGAAATGACCTTTAAATGTGGACTCACATGGGGAACAGGTATTCCTGCGTGAGTTCCAGGTCATCGTCATAACCAAACCTTCTCAACACGGTCCAGGTGGTCTCGTGTCGACCTCGCTGTATGAAGAGCGTGTGCAGGAACAGGAAGCCTGCAACAGCGAGCCAGTAAGAGAGGGTCAGCATTTAAAGGGAAAGAACAAGAAGGGACTGAAAAGGGACTGAAAAGATGAGCTGAAAAGGGACAGTTGACGGGACATGCAGAGAGATGAGtagtgaagaggaagagaaagagaggagaaggaataAGAAAACCTTTGACTCTGACCTTTGAGTGTGAGTCCATTGTCCTGGACTCCGTCTCCCATGTTCCTCCTGACTACGTTCTTTACATCCTCTAAGGCTTGTGGTGCCAGCGGCATATTAAAACATGTTCtctatataaaaacattattaaaaaaaatgtcacagtttCCATTAGAAGGTTCATTCATTTGATCCATGTCTAAATCTGCAACCCCAAACCAGTCCAGccatttctcctctttattataattatatcatATTGCACAACTTAATGAAAACTTCTATTAAAGTGGAAAACATTACCTGGAAGAAGTTGAGCTCATTGTCATTGAGGATTCCGTCGTTGTCAAGGTCAGACACTTTAAAGATTCTAGTTAAAGACTTAATGCAAGAGGTCTTCAGCTGTAATACACAAAGAATGCATTCATTTAGGTGGTTACAGGTATTTCTATAatacacacagatttaaattaTGGCAGCTAACTTTAAAGATACTATACTATTCGATACCTCTAATATTGCATACCAATCTGATACCAAAATAAATGCTGTATACATCACTCACTGGAACATGCATAACATGAGACTTGCATTATATTCTTTACTTCTTTCTTCAATTTCCAACTTTTTTGCCTGGTGATAAtaattttaaacaaagaaaccCAATTGCAGGCGCTTCAGATCTGTATAATCTAGTTAGCTTAAAGTTTGATGATTTCATACAACTGGTGCATTTCTGGAAGCTGAGCTCTGggaaaaaattgaaattaaGTTATTTCTTTAGCATAAAACTTTGACATCACAGTGGGGAAATGGATGATGGCTGAATTTAGCTGATTAAGTGTCTGGGTCCTGGTTTAGAACTTCCACGAAAAACTTAACAAAATCATCAATTGTGTTACTAAGAACTATTTTTCTTGTCTTGCTATAacctgtcaaaatgtctgccatGAAAAATGTCTTGTGGTACACACTGGCTAACCGTCCTGACTGATTGGAACACTTGACAAGGACTGAGCTATTGTAACTGTCATTCGTAACAAATGGGCTTTTCCTCCCATGTCAAGTTAAAGTGCTGTATCTGCCTCTACTGTATAGAcctcacctccttctcctctgggCAGTACAGGGGTCCTGTCGGGTGGAGAACGGCCTTCTGGGCATAATAAAACAGCTCAGAGATGTTTTTCAAGTTTTTGGCAGAGCACTGAGGAAACAAAGCACACGGGTGTAAATTACACGACAGAGCAGCCTTCAATGATCAACAGGGTTTTTTACTATTTTGATTTCAATTACACTTGAATTCAACAAAATCCCAAAGGGGCGATCCATCTTGAACTCATCCATGATCATAATAATTAAGCAAATTGTAGAGATCATGAAATTTGCCTCAATTACATGGATCCATACTacgttaaaaaacaaacagaattatTGCTTGTTATATTACAACGCTGGGGCTTCTTCCATGTGTGACACGTTTTAAAAACTATTCAATGTGATACTTAATAGTTATATACTATAATGTTTACATCAGAGAGATTTTGAATACAGCACTTTTTTCTGCGGTAGAGCCACTTTTACTTAGATAAAAACATCTTAATACTAAAAACAGAGATGTAAGTACTTTAGAGGAGCAACCCTTGGCCCAGATGAACACAGAGTCAGTGGTGTAACACTGGGTGTTTTCATACGAATCCCACTCTCACGAGCTGTGTGACTGTCCCAAACTGTATCCACTGCGTATGTGCCTTCCCTCACGTCCTCCTCCGACCTTCTTTTAACTCTGGAACTAATCCAGCCCTGGAGGGCATAACTGAGGCATATCATGCGACAGAGGGAAACCTGAATGGAATAGCGACAATGGGCCAGCGTCTTCCACGACAGCCACGTCTCTCAACATACTCACAGTCTATCGGTCAGCAGGCCTGGGAGCAGGGGGTGCGGAATTATAACCCTTTTAACGACTCAGTCAGAGAGTGAATTGAGTCAGGAGCTGCACTGCAGTCTGAGAGCAGCTGGGAGCTAATCTGTCCTGCACACAGCCAGGCTCTAAATGACAGAGTCTGCTAGTATTGAATTTTCCAtcagtttttcacatttcatttgccACTTCATTGCTCTTGAGTGCTTCATCACTTTGACAGCTCTGAACCAGAGGATCCAACATATATTaatgcattagtgtgtgtgtgtgtggttgaatCTGTTTGGGACTGATCTCCTACCTCTACACAGGTCTCAATATCCTGATATTGATTCATGATTGGCAGGATGGTCTCCATGCTGCTGTGTTCCACCAGGTCCGACTTGTTCCCCACGAGGATTAATGGTACCCTGTCATTTAGTAAAACCAgttattattacattaactGTTAACACTAGCGATTAGTTCAACTAATCTGCAACTAATCTGTAAATAGATGCTCGGTAGATTAAGGGGATTGTTTTTGGCAAATCAGCCAGAAATACTCTGGTTGAAGCCTTGgtaatgtgaggatttgctggaTTTCTCTATTTTATTGAATTATGATTCAAAGATTTAGGATTGTTGATTGGACAAAACAACATATGGTGCAGTCAACAAAGACTCTGGGATAATGTGATGATGACGACAACCACAACAATGCAGCTGTACTACATTATATTTGCATTCAATATGAGTTTTGCATTAATCTGCCAAGATGATATTCGTAAACACACTTCATCCGCATGGAGCATATCAAATTAACTTCCATCCATTCGTGTGATTTACAATGATTATCAGAGGCTACAGAGGACTCATGAATCTACATTTACATCAGCTAGTACGCCACAGACTTAACAGTAAGAAGGACACACTCTAATAAGATAAACTAACCAAATAAACAATCAAAGCCCATTAAAAACATAACTATAAAGTGAGCTTAATATGGGGCAGATTTCCAACAACAAGTAAAAGTTAGTACAGCAGCTGCACATTCTACAATTTCAAAATGGTAAAATTGCAGATGCAAAACCAACACATATGCATGTGATATGCagggaagacagacagacagacggacagacatgAATGACATGAACACACCTGCTATCTTTATCCGTTCGGTCATTTATGAGGGGAATCCAGTGGCTTGTCACCTAGAGGATGGAAGCACAACATCAAACACTGTTTTTTCACAGATTAAGATGAATGTCACATGAAGCGTCATGTTTCATGAATGGACATACTGCAGTTATGTTCTTAATTAACTGCGATGAAGGCGCAGCTAGAAACCTTGCTCACCTTCTCAATGGACTTCTTGTTGTTGACGGCATAAACTATGCAAATAACATTTGCctataaagacaaacagcaaagtCAGTGGGATGCACATAAGACATATTTGGGATTGAGACATTAGAACAAATGAGCGGAAGAATTAAGTCAAACCAACCTTGGATATTTCTTGATACAGCTGCTCGTCTGACTGTTCTGCTTCtaaattatttcaaaaataaacattggtATAGTATTTTACATAGCTGCTacttgattaattgatttattattaatatttagtCAGGATCATTAGGTTTGTTCTGTAAttaataaattgttttttttggctTATAATGTCAAAAATGCCAACATCTGTCGTGGGATGAGTTACATTccatttttttaaccatttgGAGCATTTCAACAGTTTGTGGCAGAACTAATGGATGGACAGAGTTTTCGTAGCCGTGGAGGACTTACCTGAGTAGTCCACAATATGTGTGGGAACCCTCTCTGGAGTGACATCAGCTGGGATGGTGATCTCCTCAGCTCGGCGGGGAACCTGGAAGACAAAAGGACAATTATCCCAATGAATATTACATGCATCTGTATATACTCCGAGTGTGTGTATACACCTCAAAGCTATAATGACCATTTCTATTAGTGTGATGATGATCTGATGACACATACCTCATCAGGAAACTCTTCACTGACCAGAGACATGATCAGTGATGTCTTCCCCACTTTGGCTGTACACAGGGGAAGGATACAGGAAATTCATTTTATAGAATTCTGGTAACACACTCATCGTTTAAAGACCATGTGTCATGAACATGTGacatgcctttttttttttaaatcagcgtTCTGGGTAATGTGTTAAGTGACAGGGAGCAGATAACAGTAAAGAGGGTAAAGGGCAGTAGACAAGTGTCTTTTGCAGTTTCCACTTCATGCAAATGTAGGAatttacagattttctttgttGGATATTATTGCAAATTGGATATCTTTGTATTTTGGACTATTGATCAAATAAAACCAGTTCACTCTGTGAATTTTTGCCATTATTTCTAACATATCACTCTTAACAGGATAGCTATGCCACCAACTCTAACTTCACACCACTGAAGTGGGCCTGCAGCATTTCGGCTGCACCTCTCAAAAGGGAACAGTCAGTGCCAACTCGCCTAAAGAGGCAATGAAGGCCGCACTGCAAAGACATGGCTGAAATATATAGTCTTGACCACACATGCAGTTGGAAGAGAACAAACACCCAAGGTGAAACAGTTCAAAGAGAATGGGATCTTTTGCATTTTTGATTTAACTCTGTTCTCACTCCAGCATTAAAAGGCTGAGATACAAACCATTATTCTGCTCAACATTCATTTCATCTCTTTGCCAACTAGAGCTTTAGTCGATCAACAGGAAGTTGATCAGGAAACTATTTACAACAATCTTTTAGGTAATTTTCAATACAAGATGCCAAACTTTCTCAAGCAGGAGGCTTTGCTGCATTCCTTTATCTTACAGGATATTAAAAGATATGTTTGGGTTTATTAATgctattcaaattaaataagtAATATGGAAGCATCACCTTGGGCTaaggctgggcaataaaacactAGCAATAATTACtgcaatataatatattttttatcaaaatcaATACAACAAAAGGTAGAATAAATATGGatataatatttatacattGTGCAAGCAGAGGGAGGATAATACATAACcgatctacctcagatttgcaGCATTTTGTTTGTCGTTCTCTGACAATGACGTttgaaaccacaaccttcactcaggcaCAATTATCAGTGTAAACTTTTAAGAaataacaatgtgacatttatcacgATTAGTATTGATAtccaaatatgaaatatttttggCCAAATCGTCCAGAACCTTCCTTGGACTTTgggaaaaggtgaaaagaaaataaacaacagactAATTGATGATGAAAACTATTTTCTCTGTACCCGATTCCAATTACAGTTACATAGAATAAAATTAACCCTTGTTTTCTAAAAATCTTTTGTAATCTGATCTGTTTCATTCCCACGTGTTTGATTATATGATGTGTTTTAGGTGCATCAACATATTCGGCTTTACAAATTGTGAACCAACGACCCACTGGGGGAGGATGTGGAGCTATGGCAGCCCCCTCCTCAGACTGTGTGGAGGTCTGAGTGTTAGCTGAGGAAGCACCGATGACATTCAGCCGTCATCCACCGAAGGACaccagacacagacagaagccCCGTCCAGATGTTGAACAAGTCACAGCCTCTGCATGATTCTCAGCCACATGCAACTACAAGTCGGCTGATAGCAGTAGCATTAGCTCCCTCACTAGCATGCTAGCTAGCCCTGCGTCCCAGCGCCTCGGGGTTACGGACACCTGCCACTTACGTTCCCCCACGAGCAGAATCCTCACGTCCTTCCTCATGGTGGAGCTTCTTTTCCTCTCGGGTCACAAACACACGCGTTTTTATCGTCTCATGTAGTTCCCCCCCCACCGGCAGTCGACCCGTCGGGCCTGCGCACTCGCGTCCCTGCCGCTGTCAAACTCCCGGCGCCTTTGTAGGACAAACCGGACGGACAGGGTTCGGTGGCGCCTCGGTTCTCTCCGCGAGCTCTTCCTTTCACCGCCGGCGGCTCATCGGCTCGGCGGAGACCAGGTTTCACAAGTCGTGCGCGGCGCGTGTGTCCGTCGCTCTCACGTTAAACTCGCTGCTTTTGGCGCTTTCTTAGCATTTCGCAGTGGACGTTACATACGCGATCCTGACCTCCAGTACCCGGCGAGTACAGCGAGCCGCGCAGGACAATCCTCAGCCGACATTTAGCAACGCGTTACGCTGCTCCCTGGCGCCGAGAAGTGGAACTGCGACTAAAATatttgacagacagacagacagacaggcaggcaggcaggcaggcatacatacagacagacagacagatagacaaacagacagacagaatataATGATTCATACATGTGACTTTAGATCGTATCATGTGGGTCGATGAAAAATACAGATTCTATTTTCTATAGACTGTTTtccaattcaattcaatttgtatgGCGCCAACTCATAATATCTGTTGTCTCAAGGCACTTTGcatagtaaggtcgagaccttagaAATTATAGAGATGCCCAAGAGTTCTCACAATGAGCGAGCACTCCCTCATTAAGTGGAAGGAACCtgtagaaccagactcaatgtgggcagCCATCTGCCTCAACCGGTTTGGGTGAGCAGAGACATTATTCTGATTAAATGTTCAaatgctgtttgtgtgcatttggaAAACACTTGTTACAAATGAGAAAACTCTGAATACAGAAAACTGGAAACCCAATTCCATCAAACAGGCTCTTAACTTACATGTAGTCTATGAATCAAAccacacacattattttattctaaaaaaTGCCTTTTATTTCGTCTGGGAATAATAACGTCATGAAACATGTTCACCACCAACAATATATGCTTTTTCCTCAggaaatttaaaatataaaaaaaaaacaaggatgaTCATATGAAATAGCATAATATCATGCAGGGATGGTAACATATATTCTGTTACTATAATCTAGTGACAGGTGAGGAAGAGCATTTTTGTCAGTTCTTCTCTtcaaatgcaaaatgaaaaagaattgTTCCTCTTCTCATTTTTTCCCACATGCTTGGCCCTGACAGTCTTTCAAAGACAGGAGTGTATATTTGGTCATGAGTGGATTTTACATATTGAGACAGTGCTTTCTGGAGTCCATCAGTCCATTAGCATCTGGTCCAGTGTCAGTTGAAGTGAGTAAATGGAGGTTAATCCAAACTGTGGCACAGTCGGCCACGGTTCATGATGTTTTACTCTAAGACAGAGATGAGAGTCCGTGCTGTCAGCAGGTTCATCTGCTGTGCTGCAGTGGCTCAGTCACTGCAGTCGTCTCGCCGTCGTCCTGTGGACACACGTCTCTTCAGATCATTGTTAATAATGGAGGTTGGCTTCAACTGGAATGAGACAGCAGAGTATTAGATTGAGGACACACATACGGTGCAGTGGTTGTGTGGTTGAGCATGATGACTTTATTAAGTGCAAGGAAATGCTGTATATGTGCTTGTGTACGTAGCCTCTCTTACTGGCATAATCCTGTGGTGCCATGGGCCTGGACACGACCTGTCTGAGAGCATCCAGCcactctctctgctccctctcctgctcGCACATGAAGACAAACTGTCGCTCGGGGGTCTCCACCATCACGCCACACTTCCACTTGTTTCCCCGAGCATTCTTCGGGATGCACGCCTTCACAGAGTAACCGTTGCTCTCTGTGCCGATGAAAATGACCCCCAACTCCTCTGCGTCCTACATTGACAGCGATGAGAACATGAACACTCAAGCAGAACGTCGGTCACGGTGCTCGACAGCCATCGTTACAGCTGGATTGAGAAGAGGTTTTGTCCTCACCAGCTGGCCTTTGAAGTAGAACAATTTCCTGTTTTGAGAGTCCAAAATAAACCACCTCTTTTTGAAAGGCTCCTTCTGCTGTTGAAAACAGAATTAATTGTGAAAAATTGGATATCAATAAATGATA is a window from the Hippoglossus hippoglossus isolate fHipHip1 chromosome 8, fHipHip1.pri, whole genome shotgun sequence genome containing:
- the rhot1a gene encoding mitochondrial Rho GTPase 1-A isoform X4, which codes for MRKDVRILLVGEPKVGKTSLIMSLVSEEFPDEVPRRAEEITIPADVTPERVPTHIVDYSEAEQSDEQLYQEISKANVICIVYAVNNKKSIEKVTSHWIPLINDRTDKDSRVPLILVGNKSDLVEHSSMETILPIMNQYQDIETCVECSAKNLKNISELFYYAQKAVLHPTGPLYCPEEKELKTSCIKSLTRIFKVSDLDNDGILNDNELNFFQRTCFNMPLAPQALEDVKNVVRRNMGDGVQDNGLTLKGFLFLHTLFIQRGRHETTWTVLRRFGYDDDLELTQEYLFPMIKIPPDCTTELNHNAYLFLQSVFDKHDKDRDCALSPEEVKDLFKVFPYMPWGPDVNNTVCTNDQGWITYQGYLSQWTLTTYLDVQRSLEYLGYLGYSIIYEQESQAAAMTVTRNKRIDLQKKQTQRSVFRCNILGARGSGKTGFLQAFLGKNLQHQRRIREDHKSLYAISTTYVYGQEKYLLLHEVMPDFDFLSEEDLACDVVCLVYDINSPDSFEYCAKVYKQYFIDSKTPCVVIAAKSDLHEIRQHYSLSPHEFCRKHKLHPPQPFTCNTTDAPNKDIYTRLTTMAMYPHMAQADLKNSTFWLRASVGATVFAVLGFAMYRALLKQR